In Puntigrus tetrazona isolate hp1 chromosome 18, ASM1883169v1, whole genome shotgun sequence, one genomic interval encodes:
- the LOC122362982 gene encoding growth factor receptor-bound protein 14-like isoform X2 produces the protein MLCTQPYISCRACPKSQPCLPPSTGVIKVYSEDNTSRAVEVPSDITARDICQLFILKNHCIDDHSWTLFEQIPHLSIERTIEDHESVMEVQSGWGMDSQCCLYFRKNYAKYEFFKKPLDFFPEHMVSISSETNGIMNHSQLIQTFLSSSSCPEIHGFLHAKEHGRKSWKKFYFVLRRSGLYFSNKGTSKEPRHLQFIAEFSDSDVYTLLSAKKVYGAPTDYGFCVKASKLNSARDLKLLCADDEQTRTCWVTAMRLFKYGMQLYQNFVQPYQKQKSSPMRSISENSLVAMDFSGHKSRVIENPSEALSVAVEEGLSWRRKSCHRLSSHGSPSTSQSSMSSIAIHVAQPWFHSKLSRDEAHKLITQQGLIDGVFLVRDSQSNPRTFVLSLCHTQKIKHFQIVPVEDNGELFYSLDDGHTRFTDLLQLVEFYQLNRGVLPCKLKHHCARITL, from the exons ATGCTGTGCACTCAGCCCTACATAAGCTGCCGAGCTTGTCCCAAATCACAGCCCTGCCTGCCGCCCAGCACAGGG GTAATCAAAGTGTACAGTGAAGACAACACCAGCCGTGCGGTGGAGGTGCCCAGTGACATCACTGCCCGGGACATATGCCAGCTGTTCATCCTCAAGAACCACTGCATTGACGACCACAGCTGGACCCTGTTTGAGCAGATCCCGCACCTGAGTATCG AGCGAACCATTGAAGACCATGAGTCGGTTATGGAGGTTCAGTCAGGCTGGGGAATGGACTCACAGTGTTGTCTGTACTTCAGGAAGAATTATGCCAAATACGAGTTCTTCAAGAAGCCtctt GATTTTTTCCCAGAGCACATGGTGTCTATATCCAGTGAAACCAATGGAATCATGAACCACTCACAACTTATACAG ACCTTTCTCAGCTCCAGCTCTTGTCCTGAGATTCACGGGTTCCTCCACGCCAAAGAGCACGGCAGGAAATCATGGAAGAAGTTCTACTTTGTGTTAAGAAGATCGGGACTCTACTTCTCCAACAAGGGCACATCAAAG GAACCCAGACACTTGCAGTTCATTGCAGAGTTCAGTGACAGCGACGTCTACACGTTATTATCTGCCAAAAAAGTTTACGGCGCCCCGACAGACTACGGCTTCTGTGTGAAG GCAAGCAAGTTGAACTCAGCACGTGATCTGAAACTGCTCTGTGCGGATGATGAGCAAACCAGGACGTGTTGGGTTACAGCCATGCGCCTCTTCAAG TACGGCATGCAGCTTTACCAGAACTTCGTCCAGCCCTATCAGAAGCAGAAGAGTTCTCCAATG AGGAGTATCTCTGAGAACTCACTGGTGGCCATGGACTTCTCAGGACACAAGAGTCGGGTGATCGAGAACCCGTCCGAGGCGCTGTCAGTGGCTGTAGAGGAGGGTCTGTCGTGGAGG AGGAAAAGCTGTCACAGGCTGAGCTCTCATGGTAGTCCGTCCACCTCTCAGAGCTCCATGTCCAGCATAG CTATCCATGTGGCTCAGCCGTGGTTTCACAGCAAACTGTCCCGGGACGAGGCTCACAAACTGATCACTCAGCAGGGCCTCATTGATGG ggtgTTTCTGGTAAGGGACAGTCAAAGTAACCCGAGGACATTTGTTCTGTCACTGTGCCATACTCAGAAAATCAAACACTTTCAGATTGTACCG GTTGAAGACAACGGGGAGCTCTTCTACAGCCTGGACGACGGACACACGCGTTTCACCGACCTGCTGCAACTAGTGGAGTTCTACCAGCTGAACAGAGGCGTCCTGCCCTGCAAGCTCAAACATCACTGTGCCCGTATCACCCTCTGA
- the LOC122362982 gene encoding growth factor receptor-bound protein 14-like isoform X1 → MGHVPNPFPELLPSTVSLVSECLLPWTKNSATQVIKVYSEDNTSRAVEVPSDITARDICQLFILKNHCIDDHSWTLFEQIPHLSIERTIEDHESVMEVQSGWGMDSQCCLYFRKNYAKYEFFKKPLDFFPEHMVSISSETNGIMNHSQLIQTFLSSSSCPEIHGFLHAKEHGRKSWKKFYFVLRRSGLYFSNKGTSKEPRHLQFIAEFSDSDVYTLLSAKKVYGAPTDYGFCVKASKLNSARDLKLLCADDEQTRTCWVTAMRLFKYGMQLYQNFVQPYQKQKSSPMRSISENSLVAMDFSGHKSRVIENPSEALSVAVEEGLSWRRKSCHRLSSHGSPSTSQSSMSSIAIHVAQPWFHSKLSRDEAHKLITQQGLIDGVFLVRDSQSNPRTFVLSLCHTQKIKHFQIVPVEDNGELFYSLDDGHTRFTDLLQLVEFYQLNRGVLPCKLKHHCARITL, encoded by the exons GTAATCAAAGTGTACAGTGAAGACAACACCAGCCGTGCGGTGGAGGTGCCCAGTGACATCACTGCCCGGGACATATGCCAGCTGTTCATCCTCAAGAACCACTGCATTGACGACCACAGCTGGACCCTGTTTGAGCAGATCCCGCACCTGAGTATCG AGCGAACCATTGAAGACCATGAGTCGGTTATGGAGGTTCAGTCAGGCTGGGGAATGGACTCACAGTGTTGTCTGTACTTCAGGAAGAATTATGCCAAATACGAGTTCTTCAAGAAGCCtctt GATTTTTTCCCAGAGCACATGGTGTCTATATCCAGTGAAACCAATGGAATCATGAACCACTCACAACTTATACAG ACCTTTCTCAGCTCCAGCTCTTGTCCTGAGATTCACGGGTTCCTCCACGCCAAAGAGCACGGCAGGAAATCATGGAAGAAGTTCTACTTTGTGTTAAGAAGATCGGGACTCTACTTCTCCAACAAGGGCACATCAAAG GAACCCAGACACTTGCAGTTCATTGCAGAGTTCAGTGACAGCGACGTCTACACGTTATTATCTGCCAAAAAAGTTTACGGCGCCCCGACAGACTACGGCTTCTGTGTGAAG GCAAGCAAGTTGAACTCAGCACGTGATCTGAAACTGCTCTGTGCGGATGATGAGCAAACCAGGACGTGTTGGGTTACAGCCATGCGCCTCTTCAAG TACGGCATGCAGCTTTACCAGAACTTCGTCCAGCCCTATCAGAAGCAGAAGAGTTCTCCAATG AGGAGTATCTCTGAGAACTCACTGGTGGCCATGGACTTCTCAGGACACAAGAGTCGGGTGATCGAGAACCCGTCCGAGGCGCTGTCAGTGGCTGTAGAGGAGGGTCTGTCGTGGAGG AGGAAAAGCTGTCACAGGCTGAGCTCTCATGGTAGTCCGTCCACCTCTCAGAGCTCCATGTCCAGCATAG CTATCCATGTGGCTCAGCCGTGGTTTCACAGCAAACTGTCCCGGGACGAGGCTCACAAACTGATCACTCAGCAGGGCCTCATTGATGG ggtgTTTCTGGTAAGGGACAGTCAAAGTAACCCGAGGACATTTGTTCTGTCACTGTGCCATACTCAGAAAATCAAACACTTTCAGATTGTACCG GTTGAAGACAACGGGGAGCTCTTCTACAGCCTGGACGACGGACACACGCGTTTCACCGACCTGCTGCAACTAGTGGAGTTCTACCAGCTGAACAGAGGCGTCCTGCCCTGCAAGCTCAAACATCACTGTGCCCGTATCACCCTCTGA
- the LOC122362982 gene encoding growth factor receptor-bound protein 14-like isoform X3 yields MNFHARRVTLPAITPLCLPKRVIKVYSEDNTSRAVEVPSDITARDICQLFILKNHCIDDHSWTLFEQIPHLSIERTIEDHESVMEVQSGWGMDSQCCLYFRKNYAKYEFFKKPLDFFPEHMVSISSETNGIMNHSQLIQTFLSSSSCPEIHGFLHAKEHGRKSWKKFYFVLRRSGLYFSNKGTSKEPRHLQFIAEFSDSDVYTLLSAKKVYGAPTDYGFCVKASKLNSARDLKLLCADDEQTRTCWVTAMRLFKYGMQLYQNFVQPYQKQKSSPMRSISENSLVAMDFSGHKSRVIENPSEALSVAVEEGLSWRRKSCHRLSSHGSPSTSQSSMSSIAIHVAQPWFHSKLSRDEAHKLITQQGLIDGVFLVRDSQSNPRTFVLSLCHTQKIKHFQIVPVEDNGELFYSLDDGHTRFTDLLQLVEFYQLNRGVLPCKLKHHCARITL; encoded by the exons ATGAATTTCCATGCCAGAAGAGTCACATTACCCGCCATCACGCCTCTCTGCCTGCCGAAAAGG GTAATCAAAGTGTACAGTGAAGACAACACCAGCCGTGCGGTGGAGGTGCCCAGTGACATCACTGCCCGGGACATATGCCAGCTGTTCATCCTCAAGAACCACTGCATTGACGACCACAGCTGGACCCTGTTTGAGCAGATCCCGCACCTGAGTATCG AGCGAACCATTGAAGACCATGAGTCGGTTATGGAGGTTCAGTCAGGCTGGGGAATGGACTCACAGTGTTGTCTGTACTTCAGGAAGAATTATGCCAAATACGAGTTCTTCAAGAAGCCtctt GATTTTTTCCCAGAGCACATGGTGTCTATATCCAGTGAAACCAATGGAATCATGAACCACTCACAACTTATACAG ACCTTTCTCAGCTCCAGCTCTTGTCCTGAGATTCACGGGTTCCTCCACGCCAAAGAGCACGGCAGGAAATCATGGAAGAAGTTCTACTTTGTGTTAAGAAGATCGGGACTCTACTTCTCCAACAAGGGCACATCAAAG GAACCCAGACACTTGCAGTTCATTGCAGAGTTCAGTGACAGCGACGTCTACACGTTATTATCTGCCAAAAAAGTTTACGGCGCCCCGACAGACTACGGCTTCTGTGTGAAG GCAAGCAAGTTGAACTCAGCACGTGATCTGAAACTGCTCTGTGCGGATGATGAGCAAACCAGGACGTGTTGGGTTACAGCCATGCGCCTCTTCAAG TACGGCATGCAGCTTTACCAGAACTTCGTCCAGCCCTATCAGAAGCAGAAGAGTTCTCCAATG AGGAGTATCTCTGAGAACTCACTGGTGGCCATGGACTTCTCAGGACACAAGAGTCGGGTGATCGAGAACCCGTCCGAGGCGCTGTCAGTGGCTGTAGAGGAGGGTCTGTCGTGGAGG AGGAAAAGCTGTCACAGGCTGAGCTCTCATGGTAGTCCGTCCACCTCTCAGAGCTCCATGTCCAGCATAG CTATCCATGTGGCTCAGCCGTGGTTTCACAGCAAACTGTCCCGGGACGAGGCTCACAAACTGATCACTCAGCAGGGCCTCATTGATGG ggtgTTTCTGGTAAGGGACAGTCAAAGTAACCCGAGGACATTTGTTCTGTCACTGTGCCATACTCAGAAAATCAAACACTTTCAGATTGTACCG GTTGAAGACAACGGGGAGCTCTTCTACAGCCTGGACGACGGACACACGCGTTTCACCGACCTGCTGCAACTAGTGGAGTTCTACCAGCTGAACAGAGGCGTCCTGCCCTGCAAGCTCAAACATCACTGTGCCCGTATCACCCTCTGA